One Carya illinoinensis cultivar Pawnee chromosome 5, C.illinoinensisPawnee_v1, whole genome shotgun sequence genomic window, aaaaatgtaaaagactacTATGTTTCTTAtaattagaaagaaaatgagaagaatgTAAAAGAGTTttgaaaagtaattaaaaattttcaaaactgacaagaattagaaatagaaatatggaaaaattaaatagaaagagaaatttATTAGCtacataaataattttccacacaaaatTACAGCTATGCTATTCATTCCTCCTTAACCTAAACTTGTAATAAGAAACAGCGAAGCTTGCCGTACAGGGGTGGCCGTGGCCTGAAACCGAAAATACAGTAAGAGCACATGAATTTCGAATAACTATAAAACTtccaacaataaaagaaatttgtaTGCAAATAAATCTACTTTCATTTTCCACGCGTGTGTGTATGCCAAATAGTTTCTTTTTATTACTTTGACAGACGTGGTACCTTCGACACATTGAACACTACCGTTGAGATCCCGGCAATAACCACCTCCTCGATGGCACTTCCAACAATAATGCTTAAACCCAGCTGACCAAAGCACTTGAAGTACGAACTCAAAGGGTTTTAACCAGTCATCATCGCCTCTTGGGAGCTGAACAATTGAACAATTAGAAGGATCCGGAAGCTTTCCTGTGAAAAACCATACCGGATCTCATTATTATTGCAGCTAAGATTTTTAAAACTTGCTGGTAGAAGAGAGATACTATTGGCTTTGCGGTTGCGTTCGCATATATACAGGGTCTGATTTAGTATGGGGATTTCAAGGTAGGATGGAAAGCTGGTAAGATTCAAATTGGTTAGAGATTTGCATTTGCTGGTAAGCAGTTGGCCCTTGATACCTATGACGTCTGGCCACGAGAAGTTTACAACTTCATATGATCTTTCACTGCTCGCAACTTGGATCTTCGGAGTATTTGTTTCGCAATCTTTTATGAATAAGCCGCAAACTGGGTTTTCGGTATTGGAGAATGGGAAGTGGAGCTTGCCCAGAATTCCACAATCAAACTCCTTCGTACattctttatcttcatctttagCCGAGCAAAGCAGCACGAGGTACGAGAGGAGAAAGAAAACAGACGACTTGGAGACAGACGCCATCCCAAATTGATCCCCAATCCACAAGCAACAACCACCCAAAATTCCCAAAATTGCTTTAACACGGTGGTTGACCTTCAAATTGGAAATGGAAGAACAACACTAGTAAAAGCAGGCCGAGATTTAAAGCAAGGATGCATGAGTACCCAAGTACCACCACAGGTCTACATCCAAAAGACTCCACGGAGGTGCTAGAATTTCCTATACATCTTCCCCCATTGACCCGCACTACAAAGACTTGATTCCGCCACTCTACAAAGCCCCTCAACTCCCATACATGTTTGTGCAAGTCTTTGAGCTAGTAATTTCAATCTTCCACACATGCTATTGATGAAAACCAACCAAATTAAAGAAATCTCACGAGCCACGTCCTAATTGGCTCTCTAGTACTTTTCGTGTAAACATCTAGTAAGggtggaagaggaagaagatcggAGCATGGCGGCAATAATTGTATATAACGCGTCTTTCTCATAGTGAAACAAACAACGTGACACATCATATGGTCCACAAGCTTTAGAAAAGTTTATGGGGGAATTCAGATTGTGGGTTAAAAAAAGGGGCAGAACCAGATAAAGTGGAAAAGCAATTGGCATCTTTGGAAAACCTGAACGTGGTGGTGAAGGTGCATTGcttttgcatgtacacacaatAATCAGGTATATGTGGTTATGCATTGATTATTACATTAGCAAGATTTGAAGTAAAATAATGGAAGAAGGAAGTCGAAGAAGTCCCTCTCATGGATCAATGCTTTTGTATgatgttattttctttccttttattaatTAGCAATGTGGTGGACCATGGATAAGTCGCCCCGTGTGTGTACACAAAATAACAAGTGGTTTACTTCTTTGTTAGTATCAAATTGGAGGATATCCGACTGCTATGTTAAACGACAAGGCAAAACGGGTGCTTTTTGGGCTTAGATGGTAGCGGAAACCGTAACAAATATGAAAACAGGGTAAAGACTTGTAAAAATAGAGTAAAATGGAAGAACTGCGTCTTCCGTTCAGACGAAATTGCTGGAAAATAATATTCAACCTTTCTCTTTATCTTTCAATGTCTTTTCCGTTACAATGATAGCtgaatatataaaattcatGGAAGAAAGTGGACAAATTTTAAGGAAATAACTTGCAAAAGGAAACAAAGCAAACTAGCATAAATCAATGGAAATCATAGCAATCCGAATTAGGAAAGCTCTTCGACGTCGTGATTTTAGGCGCCATGCATGAGATGCACGAGAGTCCCGCCATGTCTTTTGGTAAATGGTTACTCTTCAGCTGCCACGTTGCTGCCCGCGTCCATGTCCTACATCAATTCCCCGCCACTTAGAAAGAAACTCGTCTCTGAGTTTGGATCGTTATTGAGTTGTTCATCTGGAGGATGATACTCAAATAAATCAGCCACGTTGAAGGTAGGGGAGATTGACATATCTTCTGGAAGCTCGACATCATACGCATTATCATTAATCTTTTTCAAGATGCGACAAGgaccattttttttatcttgaagTTTGCCATAGGTGCCTGCTGGAAAACGATTTCTAcgtaagtgtatcattactaAGTCTCCTTCGTGAAATACTTTGGTTTGCCTATGCTTATCCGATGCGCTCTTTTAATTCATGTTAGCCTTCTCTAAATTATTGCGCACCTCAGTTTGGACCCCCTAAATTTTTTCTACCAAATTCTCAGCTGCTACATTGATTTCGGGAGTTTTGGAAAGGGAAACCAGATCAAGAGCGTGTCGTGGGGGAGTCGTATAGACTACTTCAAAGGGGCTCTTTCCGGTTGACCTGTTCTTCATGCTGTTGAAAGCAAATTCCACGTAAGGAAGACTCACATCCCACTGCTTCAGTTTGTCCCCAAACATGCAGCGCAACATGTTGCCCAGTGTCCAGTTAGCCACCTCAGTTTGGCCATCAATTTGTGGATGAAAATTTCTGCTATATTTGAGTGATGTCCCAAATTTTCTCCACAATGTGATCCAAAAATGGCTTAAGAATTTGGTGTCTCTGTCTGAGGTGATTGTTTTTGGAATGCCGTGTAGGCGAACAACTTCTTTGAAGAATAGGTGGGCAACACTAGATGCATCTGAGGTCTTTTGACAAGGAATAAAGTGTGCCATCTTGGAGAACCGGTCCACAACCACAAAGATGGAATCAACTCCTCATTGAGTTCGTGGCAACCCGAGTACAAAATCCATGCTCAAGTCCTCCCAAATGTTTCAAGGGACTGGTAATAGTGTGTACAGCCCAGTGTTTTGAGCTTGTCCTTTCTTCACTTGGCAAATAGGACAATGCTGAACGAACCTCCCCACATCCCTTCGTAGCTAGGGCCAAAAATACCTCTCTGCCACTAAGGAAATGGTCTTGTCGCGGCCTACATGTCCCCCTAGTCCACCCCCATGCAGCTCACGTAGGACATGTTCGCGTAGTGATGTGCGAGGGATGCAAAGTTGATTTTCCCGAAAGAGAAATCCTTCTTGCACATGAAAATCTAACTTGGGCTGTCCCGAATTGCACTGTGTCCAGATTTCAGCAAAGTCCTCATTATTGGCATATCAATCTTTTAGCTGTTTAAAACCAGTGATCTCAGTCCTCATAATGGCAAGCGCGGATGCACGTCGACTGAGAGCATCAGCTACTTGGTTTTGTTGCCCCGACTTGTGCTTGAGCACCATACTGAATTTTTGCATAAAACCAATCCATCTTGCATGCATTCGGTTTAAGCTATTCTGGGTATTTATGAACTTTAGAGCATGGTGATCACTGTAAAGTATAAACTCACATTGAATGAGATAGTGCTCCCAGTGCTTCAAAGCTCGTATGACTGCATAGAACTCCAGCTCATATGTGCTCCATTTGCACCTCGCTTCATTTAGTTTCTTCACTAAAAAACTCCACTGGACGGCCCTCTTAGACTAGGAAAGCGCCTATGCCAACAATGGATGCATCACACTCAACCTCAAAGAGCTTGTCAAAACTGGGAAGGGCTAACACCGAAGCGGTTGACAATTTTTCTTTGATGGCATTGAAACTTTCCACTTGTTCTTGCCCCCACATAAATCATCCCTTTTTCATGCACTCTGTAATTGGGGCTACCAAAGAACTAAAATTTCGTATGAACCTATGGTAGAAAGTAGCCAAGTCGTGGAAGCTGCGGACTTGGGCAACGGTGGTCAGGGTGGGCCACTCACATATTGCACgaactttctcttcatccatgTGTATCCCTTCGGCGCTCACCACAAACCTGAGAAACAGCAACCTGTTACTCAAAAAGTGGCACTTCTTCAAGTTGATGAATAACTTATACTGGGAGAGAATGGATAAAACCTCTCTGAGATGGCTCAAATGATCATTCTCATTGTGGCTGTAAATGAGAATATCGTCAAAATAGACCACTACGAATTTTCCAATGAAGGGCTTGAGGACATGGTGCATGAAAGTGCTTGGTGTGTTAGAGAGACCGAACGGCATTACCAGCCACTCATATAGGCCTTCTTTGGTTTTTAAAGCCGTCTTCCATTCAATGCCTGGCCAAATCCTTATTTGGTGGTACCCACTCCGTAAATCAACCTTTGAAAAGATTTTAGACCCTACAAGCATGTCTAACAAATCAATTAGTCGAGGAATGGGGAACTAGTATTTTACAGTTATCTTGTTGATGGCGCAACTATCTACGCACATTCACCAACTTCCATCTTTCTTTGGTGTGATTAATGCAGGTACCGCGCACGGGCTCATGCTTTCTCTAATTAATCCTTTTATGAAGAAGTGTCTCCACTTGGTCTTGTAAAATCTCATATTCAGCTGGGCTCATCTGGTAGTGTGGCATGTTCAGTAAGCTGGCTCTAGGAATTAAATCAATATGGTGTTGGATGTCTCGCATAGGCGGTAGTCCATCAGGTAATTCTTGGGGCGTAATGTTTGTGAATTCTGTCAAAATATATTGGACTTGTGGGGGTATTGCAAGGTCTACGTCAGTTTCTTTTCCCTTTACTACCAAGGTCCATATTTCACTGGTCTCCTTGGCTTCCTGCAGGAATCGAGCTTCACTGAGGGTGAGGAGGGCGTTCTTGTCTTCAACTTGTTGTGAGTTAGGGACCTTATCTCCAGAAGGcatcaatacaatttttctaTCCCTCCACCAAAAGGAATACACATTATCACGTCCTCTATAGGTGGCGTCCTGCCACGATCGCCCTAGTAGGATGTGGCAGGCGTCGATGTCCACAACATCACACATGACATCATCTTGTTAGTGCTTTCCAATGGAAAATAAGACACGACAAACACTGCTAACACTAGTTTCAGCCCCCTTTCAGATCCAGCTAATCTTATACGGGCGTGGATGTTTGTCAGTTTTCAATTCGAGTGCTTTCACAAAGGCCTTGGACACTATATTTTTGCAACTCCCACTATCTATAATTACATTGCACACTGTATTTTTGACAGTGCAACATGTCTTAAAGATA contains:
- the LOC122310399 gene encoding uncharacterized protein LOC122310399, coding for MCDVVDIDACHILLGRSWQDATYRGRDNVYSFWWRDRKIVLMPSGDKVPNSQQVEDKNALLTLSEARFLQEAKETSEIWTLVVKGKETDVDLAIPPQVQYILTEFTNITPQELPDGLPPMRDIQHHIDLIPRASLLNMPHYQMSPAEYEILQDQVETLLHKRIN